The Lolium rigidum isolate FL_2022 chromosome 1, APGP_CSIRO_Lrig_0.1, whole genome shotgun sequence region TGGCTCTCTGGCCCTCGAGTTCAGCTCGGATGAACGATGTGAGGAACCAAGAGAAGCAAAAGGgaagaggaggtggaggaggaggagaaggaggaaaaggaggaagagcATGGCGCCTGAGCCGAATGCTGCGTGAGCACAAGGCCAGGTTCTACATCATCCGCCGATGCGTCGTCATGCTGCTCTGCCACCATGACTGATGCTCCCCTGCGACTCTGCCCCTGCTACATCGCCTCTGCTCTTCTGTCCGGCCATGTATCTAGGTTTTGTTCCTGTTTCTATCTTTTGCTTTCGTATGTTTGTTCAGATAGAGTGTGCAGGCTTGACAGATTAACTCTCCGGTGTACATATAGGCAGGGGCACTTAGTTGCTGACAGTTACTTTGGGTTTCGAGTTTTGCTTGTGTGGTGTGGTGCTTCCTAAGTCCTGCAAATGGCAAGGATGCACATGTATCGATCTGTGCTGGGTACGTTGTTGGCATCTTGGTTGTGTTTTTGATCTATGGGAAACGAAATGCCTCAAAAAAAAGCGAGAAAGAAATATGAAAGATCTCAGAAATAGCTGTATGTCTCTTGGTGTTCCATTTTGTGAATTCTTGGAGGCACAGTTTTTTGTAGAATGCTCTTGCTTCGTGCAAAGACCGTTCTTTTGAGCATGGCCATGTGAAATATCTGTTTTTTTGCGACATTGATTTCGGGCCGTGACACTGAAATGAAACCGACAAAAGAGTACTAGAGGAGTGTTTGTCTTTGGTCCCAAGTCAGTTAATTATATATGATTTGTGAAGATATTCAAAAAATTGAGAGGATTGCCAGTAGTACCTTTTGGGATTTTGGGGTGATTATTTAATACTTgcattttttattttgctactttggaATAAAAATTTGTTTATCTTACCTTCCATCCAATTTAAGCTACAATAAGTGATTGTACGAATAAGACAACTTCTTCATGGGACTATTGTGAATATGCATTTCATCACCCAAGTAGATGGGTTTCCACTTCTTCTTATAGAAAATGTACTTCTTGTATTGAGACTACGAGTTTTAGCACTGAAGAAACTTGCTTGGGAGTTTTCTAGTTTTAACTAGCTAAATGGCTGGCGTACATGCGTGGGTAAATTTATTAAAATGATTATACTTATCATATCGTGTGTTTTACATATTGCTTATGTGGTCAAATTTAGAAAGGATATATGTCATTCATAACATATAAAAAAATATAGCCAAAATGGTATCTTTTTTACATGATAAAATGATACTTCATCCGATCCATAATATTTTTTCCTTCCCTAAAAAAAGCTGTTAAACTTTGTCTAAATATGAATGTATATAGACAtatttaattatagatacatccgtatctagaaaaactTAAGCAACTTTTTTTTCGACTGAGGAAGTAGCTATCggagttttagttcaaatttgtccGAATTTAAACTAAAACGCCAACatctat contains the following coding sequences:
- the LOC124671369 gene encoding small polypeptide DEVIL 2-like, translating into MNDVRNQEKQKGRGGGGGGEGGKGGRAWRLSRMLREHKARFYIIRRCVVMLLCHHD